GCACGCCGGCGAACGCGACGAGGTGCCGTTCCCGGCGATGGCGGGGTCGTGGTATCACCTTTCCAAATCACACGACGCGGCGAATCTTCGGCTCGCGAACGACCAGTTCGACATTCCCATCTCAGATGTGCGGACGGCGATTACCTACGGAACCGAGACCGAGGAGACGCGGTCGGACGACCGGCTTGCGACGCGGTTCGACTTCGACTACTACTTCGGCGTCGTCGCCCACCGGTTTGCGGCACAGGCCGTCGCTGGCTACCCGCTGACCGTCTATGGGAAAGGCGAGCAGCGCAAGCCGTTCGTCTCGCTTGAAGACGCGGTCGAAGGCCTCGCGCGGCTTGCGCTCGGGGAGACGCCCGACGGGCATACCGTGTACAATCAGGTGACCCGACCCATCGCGATTGTGGAGATGGCCGAAACGATTCAGGACGTGGCTGCCGACCACGACCTCAATGTCGAGGTCACGCACGTCGAGAACCCCCGCGACGAGGACGAGACCCACCAGATGGAGATTGACAACGACCGCTACATGGCGCTCATCGACGAGCAACGAGCCACCTTTGCGGACGGGATTGACGACGTGTTAGAGACGCTGCTTGCGCACCGCGAGACCATCGTGAGCCACGAAGACCGGTTCCTCCCCGACGCCCTGCAGTAGGCCGTTACTGCGGGCTTTTTATCCGAGCGTTGCGTCCCACGCGATATGTCCTCCACGAGCCAGGGACTCGTCGACGAGGCGTCCGCTCGCGAGTTCACGTGGCTGTGGATTATCGCGACGACGCTGTACGGCGTCGGGGACGTGCTCACGACGATGACGCTCGTCCACTCGATTCCCGCTATCACGGAGGCGAACGCGCTCATCAGGTTCGCGTTCGAGCAGTTCGGCACCGCAGGGCTGGTCGGCGTGAAACTCACCGTCTTCTTCACCTGTCTCGCAATCAGCCTCTGGGGTAGCAGCGAGGACGACCGACTCCTATTTTACCTGCCGCCGGTCGTGCTCTCCGTCGTCGGCGCATTCACCACCGTCTACAACCTCCGGCTCTTCTTCGGCATCTAAGCAAGAGCATAATTACCCGGCTGCTCTGGTGGCGACATGAACGTCCTCGTCACCGGCGGCTGTGGCTACATCGGGAGCGTACTCGTCCCCCACCTGCTGGAAGACAGTCGCGTCGATACTGTCGCGGTCCTCGATGATTTCTCGGGGAGTTCGCCGCGGTCGCTGTTCGGCACGCTGGGCGATAACTTGACCTTTCACAGCGGCGACGTGCGTGAGTACGGCGACGTGGAGACGGCCTGCCGTGGTGTCGATACCGTCATCCATCTCGCGGCAATCACCGGGGCCGGCAGTACCCACGAGCGACGCGAGGAGACGTTCGCGACGAACCTAGAGGGGACGCGCAACGTGCTCAACGCCGCAGGGAAGGTCGGCGTCGAGAACGTCGTGCTCGCCTCCTCGTGTAACATCTACGGGCGAGCACCGGCCCGCGATATCGACGAATCGGTCGAGCCGGAGCCGCTGAATCCGTACGCCGATACGAAGTACCAGTCCGAATCGCTACTCGAAGAGGCCACGGACGAATTTGGTTTTGACGCCACAGCACTTCGAATGGCGACGAACTACGGGAACGCGCCGGGCGTGCGATTCAATCTCGTCGTGAACCACTTCGTGTTCCGGGCGCTCACGGACCGCCCGCTCACCGTCTACGGCGACGGGTCGAACTGGCGGCCGTTCATCCACGTGCGAGACGCTGCCCGCGCCTACAAGCACGCAGCGCTCGCACCGGACGACTGGTCGAAGGCGGTGTACAACGTCGGGAGTAACGCGGAGAACTACCGGATTGCGACGATTGCGGATATCGTGAGTGAGGAGGTCGCGCCCGTGGACATTTCGTATCTCGACGACGAGCATCCCGGCCCCTCGTATCACGTGAACTTCGACCGCCTCGGGGCGACGGGCTACGAGCCCGAATGGACGCTTCGTGAGGGCGTGCGTGACCTCCGCGACGCGTTTCGCGGCGACGTAGAATCCACCTGACTTTTGCTCGCGGCCCCTCGGGGTTGTGTATGAGCGAGCCGCCACACGTCGCTGTCACCGGAGCCGCGGGATTCATCGGGAGCCGCGTGCTCGGGCAACTCCGGCGTGACCACCCCGACTGGGAGTTGACCGCGCTGGATAACTTCTACCGCGGTGAGATTCGCGAGGTTGCGGGCGTCTCCATCGAACACGTCGATATCCGGCACCGCGACCAACTCACGGCCGCGCTTGCGGGCGCGGACGTCGTCGTGCATCTGGCGGCGCTGTCGGGCGTCGAGAGCTGTGACGAGAACCCCGACCTCGCGTACGAGACGAACGTGGTCGGCACGACGAACGTGGCGTACGCGTGCAAGCGCGAGGAGATCGCGCTCGTGTTCCCGTTTTCTGCGGCCGTGCTCGGCGACCCGACGGAGTTCCCGATTACGACCGAGATGGACCGCGACCCGCTGAACTGGTACGGCGAGACGAAGGTGCTCGGTGAGCAGGCCATCGAAACGCTGGCCGACGGCTCCTTTCCAGCTCACCAGTTCCTCGTGGCGAATCTCTACGGACAACATACGGTCGGGGACCGCACGGTCTCGAAGGGCGTGGTCATCGACTTCTTCGTCGAGCGAGCGCTCGCCGGTGAGCCGCTCACGGTGTACGAACCGGGAACGCAGGCGCGGAACTTCGTCCACGTGAAGGACGTGGCAAACGCCTTCTGTCTGAGTGCGGAACACCTGCTTGACGCTCATGCCCGCGGCGAGACCGGCAGCACGGCCTTCGAACTCGGGACCGACGAAGCGCCGAGCGTGATGGAGATGGCTAACTTGGTCGCGGAGATTGCCCGCGAGGAACGCGGACTGGACCCGACGGTCGAACTCGTGGAGAATCCGCGGGCGGCAGAGACGCTCGTCGACGAGTTCGGTGTCGAGACGACTGCGGTTCGGGAGACGCTCGGGTGGGAGCCACACCACACGGTCGAGGCGACGATTCGCGAGCGGCTGAGCAGGTCGTAACCTCCCGTAGCGCTGTCCGTGTTAGACTGTCCGAGACTCGCTCCAGTGGAGCAGGTACAACAGATAGAGGCTCGCACCGACGACAACTACGCCACCCCCACCGTACGCGAGCGTCGCGATACCCTCACCGGCGAGGGCAATCTGGCCCAACTGCAGTCCAACGAGGACCGCGAACAGGGCTGTCACCGTCCAGAACACCGTCGAGAGGATGGACCAGCCTGCCCTCGGTAACTCCTCGCGGACGATTCGCCGAACGTCGGCGTCGGTGATGTCGTCGGCTCCGCTCATGACAATTAGTTGTCGTGGTTCACAATGAACGTTGTGCCGGTCAACAGACCGCGACCGTCACGTAGACGAATTCGTCGCTCGTGGCGACCCCGACGCCGATGTGGTCGGCGTTTTCCAACTCCAGCGTGCGCCGCGCCTGGTCGTCAGAGAGCAGGTGGTCAACGAGCCGCTGGCCGACCGTCGCGGGGTCGTCACCGACGCGCGGCACGCGGACAAAGCCCTCCATCGTCTCTTTCGCGACGACGTACTGCTCCTGATTGTTGACGACCCGGCAGTTCGCGATGGTCCCATTCTGCGCGTAACGGTCGGCCGTCGTGGAGCCGTCGATGGTGTGGGCGAGTCGCCCGGCCGTCGCCATCTGTTCGCTGTGGCGTTCGGCCATCGCCGAGAGGGCAGCCGGAATCTGTCCCCCGGTGTTCATCGCCTCGTTGCCCACCGTCGTCGGGTCGTCCTGGAAGGCACGGATATCCTGCTCGACGGCTCGTTCGATGCGAGCCGTCTCGACTGTCGGTGCCGGCGTGGGCGTCGGTGTCGGCGTCACGGTCGGCGTCGGTGTCGCTGTTCCGTCGCCCGTCGGTGTCGGCGTCGCTGTCGGGGTTGCTGTCGGCGTCGGGGTCGGTGACTCCGGTGTCGGGGTCGACGGCGCTGTCGCCTGTCCGCCGAACTGCGTCGCGCCGACGCCGATGACGACGACCGCGAGCACGACCACCGTGACCGGGAGGAGGTTCTTGTTCACCGGCGGCCCTCACGGTGGTGGTCGGGCCGGTCGTGCGACGCTGCCATACAGTCGCAGGTCGCCCGCACACGACTTAAAAGGTCCGTCGCTCCCCGGCTCCCGTAGCCAGTACGTCTATTACCCATGGCGTAGACGTTCGGGTATGCCACTCAGTCGCCGCGCGTTTCTCGCGAGTGCCGGCGTTGCCGCGGGCGGGGGAACACTCGCCGACCGCGTCGCCCCGGCGACCGGGATTCTCGCGGAGGCCCTCCGTCACACGGCGTCACAGGAGGATCAAGAGGACGAGCCGGTCAGAGCGTTCGAGGACGAGTTTCGACTCCGCCGCGACGACCGCCAGACGTACGACTTCGAGTTCGACACGTCGGTAACGATTCGCTACGACGCCATCGTTCGGTGGGGAAACGCCCAGCCCGGTGTCGACTTCCTGTTCTTCCAGTCTGACGAGGAGTTCGAAGCCTATCTCGCGGGTCGGCGTGCCCGCTACACGAACCCCGGCTCGCTGTTCGGGGTCGCCAACGTCAACGACTACGTCTTTCAGGATGTCGACCCCGGACGCTATCACCTCGCCGTCGACAACACCGACTGGACCGACGGCTTCGGCGAACCGCTCAACGGCGACCCCCGCGACATCAACGAGACGCCGAACGTCCCCGGCGGCTCTGCCTCCGACGGCTCCGACGTGCTCGGTATCGATTTCAATTTTCAGGCGACCGAGTTCAATCAGTCCACGTCCGACGACTCGAACGGGTCCGAGACGTAGCCGCGCTACTCCGTTCGCTCCTCGGGAGAGATGCCGGTGTCGGCCGTTTCTGCGTCGAGTGAGTCCAACTGCGTCTCAGGCTGGAGCGTCAGTTCCGGGTCTTCCGCCTCCGTTTGTCCCTCGGCTCGGTGTTGCTCGATTGCCTCAACAAGCGCTTCGGCCGCGTCCGGGTCGTCGAATCCGTAGCTGTCGGTGTCGTACTTGAACTCGAGTTGGAGGACGCCGTCGGCTGCACGGTAGCTGTCGAGCGCTGTCAGCCGCACGCCCGAAATCGTCGATTCGAGGCCGATGACTTTCACGAGGAGGAGTCGCTGGTCGGTCACGACGACGTGTGTCGCCCAGCGGTCGAGCAGTCCGTCGGCGGCTGTCGCTGCCGTGACGAACTGCTCGTCGGCCATCAGCAGCGAGCGGACGCGCTTTCGTATCCGCCCCGGGAGGTCGTCGACAGACTGGTACACACTGTCATCTTCGCTGGCTGGCTGGTAAACCTTCCTCCCTCACTTCTCCCACGGCGACCCCTCGGGATCGAAGCGTCGGTACCGCCGGTCGATGGTGTCCAACTGCTCGATATCATCGCCGGTGAGTTCGAGATCAGCGGCCCGGGCGTTCTCTGCGATGTGGGCACGCCCCGTCGCCTTCGGAATTGCGGCCACGTCGTGGCTCGCCAGCCACGCGAGACACACCTGCGCGGGGGAGGTGTCGTGGCGCTCGGCGACTGCCTGCACCGTCGGGTCATCGAGGGCGTCGCCCCGACAGAACGGTGCGTACCCGACGATATCGATGTCGTGCTCGCGGCAGGTGCTGAAGAGTGGCTCACGCGGGCCGAGCAGCGGGTGGACCTCGATCTGGTTCGCGACGATGGGCGCAGCGAGGATGTCGCGTGCCTCCTTGACGAGCGGGGCCGTGAAGTTGCTGACGCCGACGTGGTCGATAGTTCCTGCCTCGTAGAGTTCGTCGAACGCTCGCAACGTCGCCTCGGGGTCGTACGCCTGCGTCGGCCAGTGGACGTACAGCAGGTCGATGGTGTCGAGTCCGAGGCGGTCGAGACTCGCCGCGACGCTCTCATGCACGTCCTCGTAGCCGAGATTCGACGGATGGACTTTCGTGGCGAGGAAGACCTCCTCGCGTGGTACGTCGCTCTGTGCGATACCGTCGCCGACGGCCGCCTCGTTGTCGTACATCTGGGCGGTGTCGATGTGGCGGTAGCCGATCTTGAGTGCGGTCGCGACGGAGTCAGCACACTGGTCGGGGTCGTCGTTGCCGGAGGTGCCAAGCCCGAGTCCTGGGACAGTCGTCATTGGTGGCGTCTCACGGCGCGGGCTGAAAAATGCGGGCTCACGGCGACGCACGACGACTCGCTGTCAGCGGTGACACCCTCCTATCTTTTTCCGTGATTCTGGCGTCTGTTGGTGTAGACTCCGGTAATTCCCGGTTCATTCCCTACTATGCGCCACACACTCACCGTCGCATTCGCGATTCTCACCGTCACCGCGGTCGCTGCTGGTGGGGTGGGCGTCGGTCCAGCACACGCGGCAACGGCAGCATCGGTCACGCCAGACGACGACACGGCCGGAGCGACGACATCCCACACGACGACCGTCACGGCGGACGGAAACGCCGGCGGGAGTTCGCTGAGCGAGTACGAACTCGCGTATACCGACGCTGATACGTCGCAAATCGGGGCGACCGATATCTCGACGATTGGAATCGACCGCGACGACGACGAGCCAGGAGACACGATTAACGCGGATGCCAGTTCCGACGTGACGTCCGTGGACACACCCGACAGCAATACGCTCTCGATTCAGCTGGACGGGTCGACGAGTATCACCACCGGTGACGAGATTGTGGTTGCCTTCTCCGATATCACGAACCCCGCGTCCTCGGGAAGCGAGCAGGTAACGATTACACTCAACCCATCGAGTGCGAACACGCAGGCGACAACGAGCTACACCGTGGAGAGTGCGTCAACACCGACGCCAACCCCAACTGCTACGCCGACACCGACTCCAACTCCAACACCAACTCCGACGCCAACCCCAACTGCTACGCCGACACCGACTCCAACTCCAACACCAACTCCGACGCCAACCCCAACTGCTACGCCGACACCAACTCCAACTCCGACGCCCACTCCAACAGCTACTCCAACGCCTACGCCAACCCCGACACCAACTGCTACGCCGACATCGACTCCGACGCCAGCACCGACAGCGACCCCTACTCCAACGGCAACACCCACGCCAACACCGACGGCGACTCCAACACCAACCCCGACGCCAACTGCTACGCCGACATCCACGCCGACACCGACAGCCACATCGACCCCAACGCCCACGCCGACACCGATATCCACTCCGACAGCAGCGCCGACACCGAATCCACCAGACGCCCCGACTGAGACGTTGACCGCGACTGCAACCCCGAGTGTGACGCCTACTACAACGCAAACAGCCACGGCGACGCCGCAGCGAAACACGACCGGTGACGTGCGTATCTCACGAACTGGCTCTGCAAACGAGTATACCGTCTCCATCCACCCCGGCGAAGTGAACGCCGGCCCGCTCCAGACCGTCGTCATCAGCTACCAGCAGGCGGCCCCTGTTTCGCTCAACAAAACCTCCGTTTCCGTCGGCGTTGACCGGGGCGCTGATGCTCCCGGGTCCACCGTTGATGAGACGCTGCAAGCACAGCTTACGACGGTCTCGACCGCCGAGGAGAGCTCACAGCTCCGCTTGACCTTTGCCGAGGGCTCATCGCTGGCACCTACCGACGAACTCATCATCCAGTACTCGGGGACCTACGCCGGTGACGCGACACAACAGGTACGGGCACAGCTCAATCCATCCGTCGCCGGGGGTGCAGTCACCGACTCGCTTGCGACGGTGACGGCGACTGAACAGGCACCCTTGACGCCTGATACCCCTGTACCAGAAGACAACCAGTTTGGACTGCCGTTCATTATTGTTATACTGGTCGATCTTAGTATGGCCGCTGTCGTGCTACTGACTGTTGCCCGTCTCTGTCAGTCAAGCTAACAAGGCCGGCGGCGGCGTCCACTCTGTCTCAACCGGCGTTGTCGCCACACGTGGCACTGCTTCGTGCGCTCGCTGCTCGTGGATTCGTCGTCGCGCTCTGTGATTCGGCTTGCATGTGGGTAGTCATCTTCTTGTGTGCGTGAGAAAACGGTGTACGCACGATGGAACTGCATATGGCTCGCTGGGTACTCGGGGTTCTTGCGACCAGCCACACTGACCGTTCTGGGGCCGCAGCGACTCCGCGCCCGGTCACAGGTGAGTTTGCGACCCAGCCCGATGTGGACACAACCGGCGGGTCGACACACAGCGACACAGCACCGTCGGAGGTCGTTGTCTCGCCAGCAGAAGCCCTGGATTACTATGCGCTCAACTTTGGACAGGTCCCAACTCGTGTGTGGAGTCAGCTACGTGATCGGAGCAAGACTGCCGTCCGGAAGAATCGTCGACAGGCGGAAGCAATTCTCGCCGATGACAGTGGCCATGGCTTGGCTGCGTTCCAACATACGGTGTATCCTGCGCCGCCAACAGCACTC
This portion of the Halosegnis longus genome encodes:
- a CDS encoding NAD-dependent epimerase/dehydratase family protein encodes the protein MSILVTGGDGYIGWPTALRIATRTDERVVVVDNLARREWVAEVGATSATPVADPETRIEAAREVHGVANLSFVEGDLTDREFVLRLLDTHEPSVVVHTAAQPSAPYSQINGERANFTQHNNMQATRNLLFGLSEQGLTETHFIETTTTGVYGAPEFPIPEGGATMEHAGERDEVPFPAMAGSWYHLSKSHDAANLRLANDQFDIPISDVRTAITYGTETEETRSDDRLATRFDFDYYFGVVAHRFAAQAVAGYPLTVYGKGEQRKPFVSLEDAVEGLARLALGETPDGHTVYNQVTRPIAIVEMAETIQDVAADHDLNVEVTHVENPRDEDETHQMEIDNDRYMALIDEQRATFADGIDDVLETLLAHRETIVSHEDRFLPDALQ
- a CDS encoding NAD-dependent epimerase/dehydratase family protein, which codes for MNVLVTGGCGYIGSVLVPHLLEDSRVDTVAVLDDFSGSSPRSLFGTLGDNLTFHSGDVREYGDVETACRGVDTVIHLAAITGAGSTHERREETFATNLEGTRNVLNAAGKVGVENVVLASSCNIYGRAPARDIDESVEPEPLNPYADTKYQSESLLEEATDEFGFDATALRMATNYGNAPGVRFNLVVNHFVFRALTDRPLTVYGDGSNWRPFIHVRDAARAYKHAALAPDDWSKAVYNVGSNAENYRIATIADIVSEEVAPVDISYLDDEHPGPSYHVNFDRLGATGYEPEWTLREGVRDLRDAFRGDVEST
- a CDS encoding NAD-dependent epimerase/dehydratase family protein, with amino-acid sequence MSEPPHVAVTGAAGFIGSRVLGQLRRDHPDWELTALDNFYRGEIREVAGVSIEHVDIRHRDQLTAALAGADVVVHLAALSGVESCDENPDLAYETNVVGTTNVAYACKREEIALVFPFSAAVLGDPTEFPITTEMDRDPLNWYGETKVLGEQAIETLADGSFPAHQFLVANLYGQHTVGDRTVSKGVVIDFFVERALAGEPLTVYEPGTQARNFVHVKDVANAFCLSAEHLLDAHARGETGSTAFELGTDEAPSVMEMANLVAEIAREERGLDPTVELVENPRAAETLVDEFGVETTAVRETLGWEPHHTVEATIRERLSRS
- a CDS encoding CAP domain-containing protein, whose amino-acid sequence is MNKNLLPVTVVVLAVVVIGVGATQFGGQATAPSTPTPESPTPTPTATPTATPTPTGDGTATPTPTVTPTPTPTPAPTVETARIERAVEQDIRAFQDDPTTVGNEAMNTGGQIPAALSAMAERHSEQMATAGRLAHTIDGSTTADRYAQNGTIANCRVVNNQEQYVVAKETMEGFVRVPRVGDDPATVGQRLVDHLLSDDQARRTLELENADHIGVGVATSDEFVYVTVAVC
- a CDS encoding aldo/keto reductase; translated protein: MTTVPGLGLGTSGNDDPDQCADSVATALKIGYRHIDTAQMYDNEAAVGDGIAQSDVPREEVFLATKVHPSNLGYEDVHESVAASLDRLGLDTIDLLYVHWPTQAYDPEATLRAFDELYEAGTIDHVGVSNFTAPLVKEARDILAAPIVANQIEVHPLLGPREPLFSTCREHDIDIVGYAPFCRGDALDDPTVQAVAERHDTSPAQVCLAWLASHDVAAIPKATGRAHIAENARAADLELTGDDIEQLDTIDRRYRRFDPEGSPWEK